One genomic segment of Paenibacillus durus includes these proteins:
- a CDS encoding NAD(P)/FAD-dependent oxidoreductase: MSKYDVIVVGAGPAGIFTCYELTRKAPHWKVLLIDKGHDIYKRSCPIMEEKIQFCPPAAGRKEFAGCLPACSITAGFGGAGAYSDGKFNITTEFGGWMTDYLPPSKVLELIRYVDAINLEHGATETITDPTTDPIRRIEQRGYAAGLKLLRAQVRHLGTEQNLEILKSIYEYLRTRIDMMFKTEVQDIETVNDNGTHRVTGVTLKNGETYETELAMVAPGRDGSAWLTDVLKKHRLKMYNNQVDVGVRVETSDVVMQEINEHLYEGKFIFNTSVGTRVRTFCSNPSGHVVVENHSGVMAANGHSYKDPALGSVNTNFALLVSHKFTEPFDKPNEYAREICKRANDLSSGGVIVQKYGDILRGRRSTGTRIAEGFVEPTLKEAVPGDLGLVLPYNTMKSLIEMVEALEKVTPGIASEHTLFYGVEAKFYSARPKLTETFETEISGLYCGGDGAGITRGLAQAGAAGIWVARGMLDRA, translated from the coding sequence ATGAGTAAATATGATGTAATCGTCGTTGGCGCCGGCCCTGCCGGTATTTTTACCTGTTATGAGCTGACCCGGAAGGCCCCGCATTGGAAAGTGCTGTTGATAGACAAGGGACATGACATCTATAAGCGAAGCTGCCCGATTATGGAGGAGAAGATTCAGTTCTGTCCGCCCGCTGCGGGACGCAAGGAATTTGCCGGATGTCTGCCGGCCTGTTCCATTACCGCAGGCTTTGGAGGGGCGGGGGCGTACAGCGACGGAAAGTTCAATATTACGACGGAATTCGGGGGATGGATGACGGATTATCTGCCTCCCTCCAAAGTGTTGGAGCTGATCCGCTATGTCGATGCCATTAATTTGGAGCATGGAGCGACGGAGACGATCACCGATCCTACAACCGACCCGATCCGCCGCATTGAGCAGCGCGGGTATGCAGCCGGACTCAAGCTGCTGCGGGCGCAGGTGCGGCATCTTGGAACAGAGCAGAACCTGGAAATCCTGAAGTCGATTTACGAATATTTACGCACCCGGATTGATATGATGTTCAAGACGGAAGTGCAGGACATTGAGACGGTTAATGATAACGGCACACACCGGGTTACGGGCGTTACTCTGAAGAACGGGGAGACTTACGAGACGGAACTAGCCATGGTCGCTCCGGGACGCGACGGTTCCGCCTGGCTTACGGATGTGCTGAAGAAGCATCGGCTGAAGATGTACAATAACCAAGTGGATGTCGGCGTTCGGGTGGAGACCTCGGATGTCGTGATGCAGGAGATCAACGAGCATCTCTATGAAGGCAAATTCATTTTTAATACCTCGGTCGGAACCCGGGTCCGCACATTCTGCAGCAATCCTTCCGGACATGTTGTCGTGGAGAACCACAGCGGGGTTATGGCTGCGAACGGACACTCGTACAAGGACCCTGCGCTCGGTTCCGTCAATACCAACTTTGCGCTGCTCGTTTCCCATAAATTCACCGAGCCATTCGATAAGCCCAATGAATATGCGCGCGAAATTTGCAAACGGGCGAATGACCTGTCGAGCGGCGGAGTGATCGTGCAGAAATACGGGGATATTTTGCGGGGACGCCGTTCCACCGGGACGAGAATCGCCGAAGGTTTCGTCGAGCCTACGCTTAAAGAGGCGGTTCCGGGCGACCTTGGACTTGTGCTGCCTTACAATACGATGAAGAGTCTCATCGAAATGGTCGAGGCGCTGGAAAAGGTAACGCCAGGCATCGCTTCCGAGCATACACTCTTCTACGGAGTGGAAGCCAAATTCTATTCGGCCCGTCCGAAGCTTACGGAGACGTTCGAGACGGAAATTTCCGGCCTCTACTGCGGCGGAGATGGCGCGGGCATCACGCGCGGGCTGGCCCAGGCGGGCGCGGCGGGGATTTGGGTGGCACGGGGCATGCTTGACCGGGCCTAG
- a CDS encoding GGDEF domain-containing protein — protein MFNSLYTPRQLNWNRVLLNAFWIMLLVHLLNQMLNSHSLLPDLMILGVILLLECIYKWKTVLSEISITIGSYFISSLIIAFLSENIHVKPFFLLLPLLVSMIYLETLYLILSSTAALLYTAVVFGRRVGNEDMRIEMILTISIIVATLLTGLAVIRRGRDLIRSLESSEKSEQDLRIQNIIMDRLSKIDPLTDLYNHKTFHEYFGWLIEHQESNPFPMQLAILDIDNFKKVNDTYGHSVGDIALKQVAATILKHIGADDFAARYGGEEFVVILTAKPLEAAHEIMERVRTSIAGLPIAEMEGKSVTVSIGMHDFQGSGSKSLVFQKADDALYEAKKTGKNRIVIL, from the coding sequence ATGTTTAATTCTTTGTATACTCCTCGTCAATTAAATTGGAACCGTGTACTGCTGAATGCCTTCTGGATTATGCTCCTGGTCCATTTATTAAATCAAATGCTTAACTCCCATAGCTTGCTGCCCGATTTAATGATTTTGGGTGTCATTCTTCTGCTTGAGTGCATTTATAAATGGAAGACTGTGCTTAGCGAAATCTCTATCACCATTGGAAGCTACTTTATTTCCAGCCTGATCATTGCGTTTCTTTCGGAGAATATTCATGTAAAACCGTTCTTCCTGCTCCTCCCGCTTCTGGTATCTATGATCTATCTGGAGACCCTGTACCTGATTCTGTCATCGACAGCTGCCCTGCTGTATACCGCAGTGGTGTTCGGGAGAAGAGTTGGCAACGAAGACATGCGGATTGAAATGATTCTGACAATAAGCATTATTGTGGCAACCTTGCTGACAGGGCTTGCCGTAATCCGCCGGGGACGGGACTTGATCCGCTCGCTGGAAAGCTCGGAGAAATCGGAGCAGGATCTGCGTATCCAGAATATTATTATGGACCGTCTGTCCAAGATCGACCCGCTGACGGATCTGTACAATCACAAGACCTTTCACGAATATTTTGGCTGGCTGATCGAACACCAGGAGTCGAATCCTTTTCCGATGCAGCTGGCCATACTCGATATCGATAATTTTAAAAAGGTCAACGATACCTACGGGCATTCGGTAGGGGATATTGCGCTTAAGCAGGTGGCCGCTACAATACTTAAGCATATCGGTGCCGATGACTTTGCCGCCCGCTACGGGGGCGAAGAGTTCGTCGTCATTCTGACCGCCAAGCCGCTTGAGGCCGCCCATGAAATCATGGAACGGGTCAGGACAAGCATCGCCGGTCTGCCTATTGCCGAAATGGAAGGGAAATCGGTAACGGTAAGCATCGGCATGCATGATTTTCAGGGTTCCGGCTCCAAAAGCCTCGTCTTCCAGAAGGCGGACGACGCTCTGTACGAGGCCAAGAAGACGGGAAAGAACCGAATTGTCATTTTATAA
- a CDS encoding LysR family transcriptional regulator — MELTYLRTFCEVAASGSHTRAAENLGYAQSSVTAQIAKLEEMYGAKLLERSGRGMAPTFAGRTLLRYARQMLALSEEAKEVIAEGQTGELAIGSIETLAAYFLPQRLHQYRKQYPDIRIRVLPGSETDIIAAVRNKSADFGLIFDMPYASDELQVLALQPEELFIIVHPGHPLAGHGSAELSMLAAEPLVLTEDTCTYRNFLLQKMRGLGMTPRVELEFGNLEGIKQAVKHEWGVAFLPGYTVLEELRRGELRAIPVSEDGGKGFFIQLIYRKDRWLSASFKRFIEMMQAGG, encoded by the coding sequence ATGGAGCTTACCTATTTGCGTACCTTTTGCGAGGTTGCCGCCAGCGGCAGCCATACACGGGCGGCGGAAAACCTGGGGTACGCGCAGTCCAGCGTCACGGCTCAGATCGCCAAGCTGGAGGAAATGTATGGGGCGAAGCTGCTGGAGCGTTCGGGGAGGGGGATGGCCCCGACCTTTGCCGGCAGAACGCTGCTCCGTTATGCCCGCCAAATGCTGGCGCTGAGCGAGGAAGCGAAGGAGGTCATCGCCGAAGGGCAGACGGGAGAGCTGGCGATCGGTTCGATTGAGACGCTTGCCGCCTATTTTTTGCCGCAGCGGCTGCATCAGTACCGTAAGCAGTATCCGGATATCCGCATCCGTGTCCTGCCAGGCTCTGAAACTGACATTATTGCCGCCGTACGGAATAAATCCGCCGATTTCGGCCTGATTTTTGACATGCCCTATGCATCGGATGAGCTTCAAGTCTTGGCTTTGCAGCCGGAGGAACTGTTCATCATCGTCCATCCCGGACACCCGCTCGCGGGCCATGGTTCGGCAGAGTTGTCCATGCTTGCCGCCGAGCCGCTCGTTCTGACCGAGGATACGTGTACGTACCGGAATTTTTTGCTGCAAAAAATGAGAGGTTTGGGAATGACGCCGAGAGTGGAGCTGGAGTTCGGCAACCTGGAGGGGATCAAGCAGGCCGTCAAGCATGAATGGGGCGTTGCTTTTCTTCCGGGCTATACGGTCTTGGAAGAATTGCGGCGGGGGGAGCTAAGGGCGATTCCAGTGTCGGAAGACGGCGGCAAAGGCTTCTTCATCCAGCTGATATACCGCAAAGACCGCTGGCTGTCCGCTTCCTTCAAGCGATTTATCGAAATGATGCAGGCAGGCGGGTAG
- a CDS encoding L-lactate MFS transporter: protein MSVGTKANNRFLIVLGTIIMQMGLGTIYTWSLFNQPLVTKFGWQLSSVSTTFSITSFALAFATLFAGKLQDKIGLRRLTAVAGVMLGLGLMFSSQASSLPMLYLLAGVIAGYADGTAYITSLSNLIKWFPNRKGLISGVSVGAYGTGSLVFKYVNAHLIGSVGVSRTFLYWGMIVMAMVVIGSLLVREASVVKASPSPSAADAGNGVKDYTVGEMLRTKQAYLLFVIFFTACMSGLYLIGIVKDIGVKLAGLDVQTAANAVAMIAIFNTAGRLILGALSDKVSRLKLVGVTMAITAVAALTLSFAHLNFGLFFACVAAIAFCFGGNITVFPAIASDFFGLKNHSKNYGIIYQGFGLGALSGSIIAAFLGGFKPTFVTIGVLCAIACVIAVSLKPPIGARKERKRSTEISRRTAYGRIS from the coding sequence ATGTCGGTAGGAACTAAAGCAAACAACCGCTTCCTCATTGTACTGGGAACAATCATTATGCAGATGGGACTGGGTACCATTTATACATGGAGCTTGTTCAACCAGCCTCTCGTGACCAAATTTGGCTGGCAGCTAAGCTCGGTATCCACTACCTTTTCTATAACGAGCTTTGCGCTAGCATTCGCGACACTCTTCGCGGGTAAGCTTCAGGATAAAATCGGGCTTCGCCGCCTGACAGCGGTGGCTGGAGTTATGCTCGGTCTCGGTCTAATGTTCAGCTCGCAGGCAAGCTCGCTGCCTATGCTTTACCTACTGGCAGGGGTCATTGCCGGGTATGCGGACGGAACGGCTTACATCACTTCGCTGTCGAACCTGATTAAATGGTTCCCTAACCGCAAAGGACTTATTTCGGGAGTCTCAGTCGGCGCTTACGGAACAGGAAGCCTGGTCTTCAAATATGTGAACGCCCACCTGATCGGCTCGGTCGGAGTCTCCCGTACGTTTCTGTACTGGGGCATGATCGTCATGGCAATGGTTGTCATTGGCTCTCTGCTTGTGCGTGAGGCTTCGGTTGTCAAAGCTTCCCCGTCTCCCTCGGCGGCCGATGCCGGAAACGGAGTCAAGGATTATACGGTCGGTGAAATGCTGCGTACCAAGCAAGCCTATCTGCTGTTTGTCATTTTCTTTACCGCCTGCATGAGCGGCCTTTATTTGATTGGTATCGTTAAGGATATCGGCGTGAAGCTGGCAGGACTTGATGTGCAGACCGCGGCCAACGCGGTGGCGATGATCGCTATCTTCAACACGGCGGGACGCCTTATCCTCGGGGCGCTGTCTGACAAAGTGAGCCGCCTGAAGCTGGTTGGCGTAACAATGGCCATTACCGCCGTCGCCGCGCTGACTCTGAGCTTCGCGCATCTGAACTTCGGACTGTTCTTCGCCTGTGTGGCCGCTATCGCTTTCTGCTTCGGCGGCAATATTACCGTCTTCCCGGCTATTGCCAGCGACTTCTTCGGCCTGAAGAACCACAGCAAGAATTATGGCATCATCTATCAAGGCTTTGGCCTTGGGGCATTGTCCGGCTCGATCATCGCCGCCTTCCTTGGCGGATTCAAACCGACCTTCGTCACCATTGGGGTGCTGTGCGCGATTGCCTGCGTGATCGCCGTATCCCTGAAACCGCCGATTGGAGCACGCAAGGAACGCAAACGGAGTACGGAGATATCCCGCCGCACCGCGTACGGACGGATCTCCTAA
- a CDS encoding rhodanese-like domain-containing protein yields the protein MNFKPKSQVLAAPAASPDEATAYFAAKGRFETDVADVAYDIREGIQSFILVDVRDARSYEEAHLPGAVSLPSGHLGSGGLAALPQDKVLVLYCWGPACNGATKAAARLAAQGYRVKEMLGGIEYWRREGGPLEGTLREEAPLCWHMPPMPPQV from the coding sequence ATGAATTTCAAGCCCAAATCGCAGGTGCTGGCCGCCCCGGCTGCCTCCCCTGACGAAGCCACGGCCTATTTTGCCGCAAAAGGAAGGTTTGAGACCGATGTGGCCGACGTTGCTTACGATATCCGCGAAGGAATCCAAAGCTTTATTCTGGTTGATGTCCGCGATGCCCGCTCCTATGAAGAAGCGCATCTGCCCGGCGCCGTTTCTCTCCCCTCGGGACATCTTGGCAGCGGTGGACTTGCGGCGCTTCCGCAGGACAAAGTACTGGTCCTGTACTGCTGGGGTCCGGCCTGCAACGGAGCTACCAAAGCGGCCGCCCGGCTGGCCGCGCAGGGCTACCGGGTCAAAGAGATGCTCGGCGGCATCGAGTATTGGCGGCGGGAAGGCGGCCCGCTGGAAGGCACACTTCGGGAGGAAGCGCCGCTCTGCTGGCATATGCCGCCAATGCCGCCGCAGGTTTAA
- a CDS encoding sensor histidine kinase: MQYTFVILLQLLERAALLLMTLFVLTRVPRFKEIFQKRAYTRQELFIATVIFSLFAIFSTYSGIKVEGSLVNVRIVAIMAGGILFGPWVGLITGLISGVHRFLIDIGGVTSVPCLITSIITGIVSGIIYRRTSVERRWQAGILAGMGCEALTMLLILVMAQPASLGVEIVSKIAFPMIVSQVSVGLIVMLVQSVEGEKERIAARQSKLALDIANKTLPYFRSINPQSLRKICTIIKEDIGADAVAITDTRWIRAYVGIGEEYYAEKNEIISEETKITLSSGEITIRDNDTDYNNQHIKSLIIIPLKEKGIVTGALKIYYTKAHKITYSLQAMAIGLSQMISTLMEVSRVEDIKEMANKAELKALQTRINPHFLFNALNAIVSSIRIDPDKARELIINLSGYMRYNLELTDDFIDIRKELQQVRHYVEIEKARFGRRLKVLYDIDDETEVRIPSLIIQPLVENAIVHGILKGRGAGTVVISVKDRGDCVRIGIRDTGVGIGEETIQKVYDGSMPENKIGLFNVHQRVKLIYGEGLKITRLDKGTDITFDVKKESR; this comes from the coding sequence ATGCAGTATACGTTCGTCATCCTGCTGCAGCTGCTGGAACGCGCGGCGCTGCTGCTTATGACTCTGTTTGTATTGACCCGGGTGCCGCGCTTCAAGGAGATTTTTCAAAAAAGGGCCTACACTCGGCAGGAGCTGTTTATTGCAACCGTCATTTTCAGCCTGTTCGCCATATTCAGCACGTACAGCGGAATTAAGGTGGAAGGCTCTCTCGTCAATGTGCGGATCGTGGCGATCATGGCCGGCGGCATTCTGTTCGGACCCTGGGTAGGGCTGATTACCGGCCTGATCTCCGGCGTTCACCGGTTTCTGATCGATATCGGCGGCGTCACCTCGGTGCCCTGTCTGATTACTAGCATCATAACCGGTATCGTCTCGGGGATCATCTACCGGCGCACATCCGTCGAGCGCCGCTGGCAGGCCGGAATTCTGGCAGGCATGGGCTGCGAAGCGCTGACGATGCTGCTGATTCTCGTCATGGCGCAACCGGCGTCGCTTGGCGTAGAGATCGTATCGAAGATTGCCTTTCCGATGATTGTGAGCCAGGTCAGCGTTGGACTCATCGTCATGCTCGTTCAGAGCGTGGAAGGAGAGAAGGAGCGGATCGCCGCAAGGCAGTCCAAGTTAGCGCTGGATATTGCGAACAAGACGCTTCCCTATTTTCGGAGCATCAATCCGCAGTCTCTACGCAAAATATGCACGATTATCAAGGAAGACATCGGCGCGGATGCGGTCGCGATTACGGATACCCGGTGGATTCGCGCCTACGTCGGCATCGGTGAAGAGTATTACGCCGAGAAGAACGAGATTATCAGCGAGGAAACGAAGATCACGTTGTCCAGCGGGGAGATTACGATCCGTGATAATGATACCGACTACAATAATCAGCACATCAAATCGCTCATCATCATTCCGCTCAAGGAAAAGGGCATCGTTACCGGCGCGCTCAAAATTTATTATACGAAAGCCCACAAAATTACGTATTCCCTGCAGGCGATGGCCATCGGCCTGTCGCAGATGATCTCTACGCTGATGGAGGTCTCGCGGGTGGAAGACATCAAGGAGATGGCGAACAAGGCGGAGCTGAAGGCGCTGCAGACCCGCATTAATCCTCATTTTCTGTTCAACGCGCTGAACGCCATCGTTTCTTCTATCCGAATTGATCCGGACAAGGCCAGGGAGCTTATCATTAATCTGTCGGGTTATATGCGGTACAATCTGGAGCTGACGGACGATTTCATCGATATCCGCAAGGAGCTTCAGCAGGTCCGGCATTATGTGGAGATCGAGAAAGCGCGCTTCGGAAGACGCCTTAAGGTACTCTACGATATCGACGACGAGACGGAAGTGCGCATCCCGAGCCTGATTATCCAGCCCTTGGTGGAAAATGCGATTGTACATGGCATACTAAAAGGCCGGGGCGCGGGAACGGTGGTGATTTCGGTCAAGGACCGGGGGGATTGCGTGAGGATCGGCATCCGTGACACTGGGGTTGGCATCGGCGAAGAGACGATACAGAAGGTGTATGATGGCAGCATGCCGGAGAACAAGATCGGACTGTTCAACGTGCATCAGCGGGTGAAGCTGATCTACGGCGAGGGACTGAAGATTACGAGGCTGGATAAAGGGACGGATATTACTTTTGATGTCAAAAAGGAGAGCCGATGA
- a CDS encoding EAL domain-containing protein, with amino-acid sequence MRRFKVILLFFILFILLPDAAYAAKKHVVYKAELDYPPYKYIQNEYLTGFDIDLTNMIFGKQDYLVQYGSDSWSRVYRQLRDGEIDTAGMMAVTEERKEDVLFSSPVMKIRISVYARQDLKDDIGPEHLGNYKVGVGEGQYTEGILQQRLGVSGYTVYPTVAEALDALRRGDIDLLFENQAVVDYLIVEEGLTGSIIHKMRNLYPADVAYGISKTSPELVPYINDRLKQLKRSGAFEELYQQYFFKHSEDYRNRLQLKTIAWIVIGCCLLAVGAFLLRMYINHLRRIIQAEQQFFEDMIEHTGVLVWAVYEDRTVLRLNKYGEKVIGLKEKEIIGKSLEDVEVKVPGGNRMKELLCRAASQDFVSHVEFQIPDGVSKGRYFTFRTTLIKGLEGSNSKAFVLIGIDIDESKRNELELQSSYRKLEATHLELAAAKEKLQDQNGKLSYSEQRFRLAVEASGAFLWEYDSEKQWHWVSERWYEVMGYKQEDMDLSVEAVLNLIHPDDRERARKAREEHLAGLTPVYESEYRMRTKDGHYFWFEVRGKATYDKRKGIQLFLGSLIDISNRKQMELKLSGSYQELEATYEQLAATQQELVDQYDTLLENQRKMHHLAYFDSLSHLPNRLCLLETMEKYFQLPGRSAALLFVDTDNFKYINDTMGHKFGDILICQVSERLQSIIVRGGSMLSRLGGDEFVIFLKDIEEHKEVLALAEQLLSEFRRPFEIGESSVYVSASIGISFYPKDGNTTEEILKNADVAMYRAKEAGKGVYAVYDRGMHTEFNERMMIEKHLRSALDNEEFELFYQPQVDLRTGAISGFEALIRWNSPDLGFVSPLSFIKIAEDSRLIIPIGEWVLRKACQFMSGLCRQNNNCCKIAVNISVIQLLQDDFIQTVLNVLSESGISPGCLELEITETVFIESFERIVGKLEYLKMQGIRIALDDFGTGYSSLSYLQQLPITTLKMDKVFIDQLSDDSYSQSFIRTMVSLGHEMGLEVVAEGVEDSSQLVILEEAGCDKVQGYLFSRPLSQRNTEELLRRHKLD; translated from the coding sequence ATGAGGCGGTTCAAAGTCATTCTCCTGTTTTTTATTCTGTTTATCCTTTTGCCGGATGCCGCTTACGCTGCAAAAAAACATGTCGTCTACAAGGCGGAACTGGACTATCCTCCCTACAAATACATACAGAATGAATATTTGACCGGCTTTGACATTGATCTCACCAATATGATTTTCGGGAAGCAGGACTACCTGGTTCAGTACGGCAGCGACTCATGGAGCAGGGTATACCGGCAGCTTCGTGACGGAGAGATTGACACAGCGGGAATGATGGCTGTAACCGAGGAGCGGAAAGAGGATGTTCTCTTTTCAAGTCCTGTCATGAAGATCCGTATTTCCGTGTACGCCCGGCAGGATTTAAAGGATGATATCGGTCCGGAACACTTGGGCAATTATAAAGTCGGCGTAGGCGAGGGGCAGTATACCGAAGGCATCCTCCAGCAGAGGCTGGGGGTTTCCGGCTATACGGTTTATCCGACGGTTGCGGAAGCATTAGACGCTCTGCGCAGGGGCGATATTGATCTCCTGTTCGAGAACCAGGCGGTCGTAGATTATCTGATTGTGGAAGAAGGATTGACCGGCAGCATCATACATAAAATGAGAAATCTTTATCCGGCTGACGTGGCTTACGGAATCAGTAAAACTTCACCGGAGCTTGTGCCTTATATTAATGACCGTCTGAAGCAGTTAAAGCGGAGCGGGGCGTTTGAGGAGCTGTACCAGCAGTATTTTTTCAAGCATTCCGAAGATTACCGCAACAGGCTGCAACTAAAGACCATCGCCTGGATCGTCATCGGGTGCTGTCTGCTGGCCGTAGGCGCTTTCCTTCTCAGAATGTATATTAATCATTTGCGCCGGATTATTCAGGCCGAGCAGCAGTTTTTCGAGGATATGATCGAGCATACGGGCGTTTTGGTCTGGGCGGTTTATGAGGACAGGACGGTTCTGCGTCTGAACAAGTACGGTGAAAAAGTCATCGGCCTTAAGGAAAAGGAAATCATCGGAAAAAGCCTGGAGGATGTTGAGGTGAAAGTGCCCGGCGGAAACAGGATGAAGGAGCTGCTGTGCCGGGCGGCCTCGCAGGATTTTGTCAGTCATGTGGAATTTCAGATCCCGGACGGAGTTTCCAAGGGACGATACTTTACGTTTCGGACGACGCTGATTAAGGGACTTGAGGGCAGCAATTCAAAAGCTTTTGTACTGATCGGCATAGATATCGACGAGTCCAAGCGGAATGAACTGGAGCTTCAGTCCAGTTATAGGAAGCTGGAAGCCACTCATTTGGAGCTGGCGGCCGCAAAGGAGAAACTGCAGGATCAGAACGGCAAGTTAAGCTACAGCGAGCAAAGATTCCGCCTGGCTGTGGAAGCCTCCGGCGCCTTTTTGTGGGAATACGATTCCGAGAAGCAGTGGCATTGGGTATCAGAACGCTGGTATGAGGTCATGGGCTATAAACAAGAGGATATGGATCTTTCTGTGGAAGCGGTGCTTAATTTGATCCATCCCGATGACCGGGAGCGGGCAAGAAAGGCCCGGGAGGAGCATTTGGCGGGTCTGACGCCGGTGTACGAAAGTGAATACCGGATGCGGACCAAGGACGGGCATTACTTCTGGTTTGAAGTCAGAGGCAAGGCGACTTACGACAAGCGGAAAGGAATCCAGCTGTTCCTTGGTTCCCTGATTGACATAAGCAACCGGAAACAAATGGAGCTGAAGCTTAGCGGCAGCTATCAGGAGCTTGAAGCGACCTATGAGCAGCTTGCGGCAACGCAGCAGGAGCTTGTAGACCAGTATGATACTCTGCTGGAGAATCAGAGAAAGATGCATCATCTCGCCTATTTCGATTCTTTGAGCCATTTGCCCAACCGTCTATGTCTGCTGGAGACGATGGAGAAGTACTTCCAGCTCCCCGGCCGCAGTGCTGCACTGCTGTTCGTGGATACGGATAATTTCAAATACATCAATGATACGATGGGACATAAGTTCGGCGATATTCTCATCTGCCAGGTCAGCGAAAGACTGCAGTCGATCATTGTCCGTGGCGGCAGCATGCTCTCAAGATTGGGCGGCGATGAATTTGTCATCTTCTTAAAAGATATTGAAGAGCATAAGGAAGTGCTGGCGTTGGCGGAACAGCTGCTCTCCGAGTTCAGGAGGCCGTTCGAGATCGGTGAGAGCAGCGTTTATGTCTCCGCCAGCATCGGGATATCCTTCTACCCGAAAGACGGAAATACGACAGAGGAAATTCTCAAAAATGCGGATGTAGCGATGTACCGTGCCAAAGAAGCGGGTAAAGGCGTTTATGCCGTATACGACAGGGGGATGCACACCGAGTTTAACGAGCGGATGATGATCGAGAAGCATCTGCGCAGCGCGCTGGACAATGAAGAGTTTGAACTGTTCTACCAGCCGCAGGTCGATCTCCGTACAGGCGCTATCTCCGGCTTCGAAGCACTGATCCGCTGGAACAGCCCCGATCTCGGCTTCGTCTCGCCTCTGTCGTTCATCAAGATTGCTGAAGATTCCCGGCTGATTATCCCTATCGGGGAATGGGTGCTCCGGAAGGCCTGCCAGTTCATGTCGGGGTTGTGCCGGCAGAACAATAATTGCTGTAAAATTGCGGTCAATATCTCGGTTATTCAACTGCTGCAGGACGATTTTATCCAAACTGTGCTGAATGTCCTGTCCGAAAGCGGAATCTCCCCCGGGTGCCTTGAACTGGAGATTACGGAGACGGTCTTCATCGAATCGTTCGAGCGGATCGTCGGCAAGCTGGAGTATTTAAAAATGCAGGGCATCCGCATCGCGCTTGACGACTTCGGAACGGGTTATTCATCGCTTAGCTACCTCCAGCAGCTGCCGATTACTACACTCAAGATGGATAAGGTCTTTATTGATCAGCTGTCGGATGATTCATACAGCCAGTCGTTTATCCGGACGATGGTGTCGCTGGGTCATGAAATGGGGCTGGAGGTCGTGGCGGAAGGCGTGGAAGACAGCAGCCAGCTGGTCATTCTTGAGGAGGCCGGATGCGACAAGGTGCAGGGCTACCTGTTCAGCAGACCGCTCTCGCAGCGGAACACGGAGGAACTGCTGCGGCGCCATAAGCTTGATTAG
- a CDS encoding LytR/AlgR family response regulator transcription factor, with the protein MKAIIVEDEELARQELAYLIQANSGIEIVAQFEDGLDALKFLQTQEVDVLFLDINIPSVDGVLLAQNISRFSVKPYIVFITAYKEHAAEAFEIEAFDYILKPYSETRIKGMLGKLEAAFAQRPGGEEERSPVSNKINLWKNEKIIVVDADDIYYASAQEKTTSVFTRSEEYSMGVSISEFHGRLPQERFFRCHRSFVVNLSKIKEIIPWFNNTYLLRLRDLDFEVPVSRSKVKEFRQIMRL; encoded by the coding sequence ATGAAAGCGATAATCGTAGAAGATGAAGAGCTGGCCAGACAGGAGCTTGCCTATCTGATCCAGGCGAACAGCGGCATCGAGATCGTCGCTCAGTTCGAGGATGGTCTGGACGCGCTGAAATTTTTGCAGACCCAGGAAGTCGATGTGCTGTTTCTTGATATCAATATTCCTTCTGTGGACGGCGTGTTGCTGGCCCAGAATATCAGCAGATTTTCCGTGAAGCCCTATATTGTGTTCATCACCGCCTATAAGGAGCATGCAGCCGAAGCGTTCGAGATCGAGGCATTCGATTACATCCTGAAGCCGTACAGCGAAACAAGGATTAAGGGAATGCTGGGCAAGCTGGAAGCGGCCTTTGCGCAGCGACCCGGCGGGGAAGAGGAGCGAAGTCCGGTCAGCAACAAGATCAATTTGTGGAAAAATGAAAAAATTATCGTGGTCGACGCCGATGACATTTACTATGCCTCAGCCCAAGAGAAGACGACGAGCGTCTTTACGCGAAGCGAAGAATACTCCATGGGAGTCAGCATCAGCGAGTTTCACGGCCGGCTGCCGCAGGAACGTTTTTTCCGCTGCCACCGGTCTTTTGTCGTCAACCTGTCCAAAATCAAGGAAATCATTCCCTGGTTCAATAACACGTATCTGCTGAGGCTGCGCGATCTCGACTTCGAGGTACCTGTCAGCCGGAGCAAGGTTAAAGAATTCAGGCAGATTATGCGGCTGTAG